The genomic region TCTGACTTCCAATTCCATCACAGGAGTGGAAAATTAGGGCATGGTGGTTGTCAGATGCTGATCAACCCGCTCAAACAGCTTGAGTTCCTTAACAAAACGAACCGCAATACCTTCATTCTCCAAATCTGTTCTGACAATAACAGCTGTTCCCTGCAGGGCAATAGTCGAATCATGACCAGAAAAATCAGGTGGGATGAAGAGCGTGATGGTCATCAACTGGTGGGGTTGGAGATCTTTCCAGTCAGCAGTTTTTATGAATGCGCCACCTTGCCCTAAATTTTCTGTTACTCCCCATACACAAACATGTGAATCATCCGCTCTAAGAGTTGTGTCAAAGCGTTGTTTAAGTCGAAGATATACCCGGCGATCGTCGCTTTCCATCGAGAAAACGGCCCAATAGGCTATGCTATAGCCTCAAGGAGTTGAGAATCTGTCAGATACACTTCCCTTCCTGGTATGGTAAGCCCATATTGCAGACGTGATGTCGGGGTCTTCATGTGGCAGTTGTTTCTGCCGAACAAGCGGTGTCTCTCTCATGCACCCAAACCGGATGGAGACTTTGAACAAAAAGCATACAGCTAGTACACTTTTGTTCGCTCTCCACCAACTCTTGTGAACTAAGAAGTTGAGAGACCAGATACACTCTAGCCATCTCCTCGATGTGGGGGCACATGAGGCGACGCAGTGTTAAACAGGAATTTAGCCTATCATTCAGCACAGAGCCCTCACCTGCTCCCTTCTCGAG from Deltaproteobacteria bacterium harbors:
- a CDS encoding PilZ domain-containing protein, whose translation is MESDDRRVYLRLKQRFDTTLRADDSHVCVWGVTENLGQGGAFIKTADWKDLQPHQLMTITLFIPPDFSGHDSTIALQGTAVIVRTDLENEGIAVRFVKELKLFERVDQHLTTTMP